DNA sequence from the Vicia villosa cultivar HV-30 ecotype Madison, WI linkage group LG3, Vvil1.0, whole genome shotgun sequence genome:
TATATTCTATAATTATCGTGCCACTATTTGTAATCATTCCAATAACATCTAATATACTTTTTCTGCTACGTCAAACAATTTTATTAAACTCTGATTTTCAAaagcaaaccttttcaaaaattggttttttttggAAACGAACTATTCAACCCACCCCTTATAGACTATTCAACTACAATATTCTTCCCCAACGGGAAAAACGTTTCCTAATCAATAAAAAATGACtagaaatgattttgaagaaagttttgaaatagatgaagtttgtaaaattattttgtgtgtgtgtgcgtTACTTTAGTCCATTGAGAGTTACTCACACTTAATTACACTTTATTGGTCCTAAACATATAAAATTACTCTAAGCCACATGGTCATGCGAGCTTTCACAAGACTTTAATTCCTTGATGTTGATCTTAGCATTTAACTTTCTTTGCGCCAAACATCCAATCTTTTAGCTTCGATTTTTGATTTACTTCAATCTTTTGGTTCCTTGATGATGCTCATAGTTACTTTTTAttcttttgtcatcatcaaaacatattatgatgcttgtaaAGTACATAAAGCCACACAAATGGTCTCAATACGGGGATTACCACCCTCTAGAAGACCAAAATATTTGAAGGGTCTCTTGATTGCAATGGAGAAAATCATCAACTAGGTCCATAAAAGTTTGACCCACATTAACACCAATAAGGCCGCTCTTCTAAAAATTGACACAGAGCCCCATGGAAAGCTCAAACCCGCAGATAATAGCTTTTATCAACCAACGATTCTCAATTTAAGCATTAACCATGATAAAAGTGTCATATGCATACTGAAGATGGAAGATCACCAATTTAAGGGATCCATCTCCAAAGATAGAAACACGTTCAGTTTCACCCCTACTTAACAACCCATAAGCCTTTCCATCACAAGAAAGCAAAATGAATTTAAAAGATCGACTGGTTTCAATCCTCTTTGAAGTTCAATCTCTTGGTTCAAACAACCATTCATCAACAAAACAAGATCTCTAGAAAAAACATGCACGAATCCAAGACCACCTCTTATTATTGCACTCAAACCTGATAAACATATAATTCATAAAATTCCAACTTATTGTATCATAGGCATTTTCCAAATCCATATTAAAAATAAGACAAACCTTGCTAGTTTTTTTTCCAAATCAACCAACTCATTCACAACCACCACCACATCAACCAACAACCTCCCTTTAAGAAACACCAACTGATTAGAGGAAAGAAGATAGTCCATAACCTTAGTTTGTGTGGCCGCCAAAACTTTTCCGACATGCTTGTAAAAGGATCCCACCATTGAGATATGACGAAAGTCACTTAGGTGGGAAAGGGACTCAACATTTGGAATCAAGGTAACGAAGAAGGAGGAGTAACTATGGAAAGAAATGTTAAGCAATGGAACCGACCAATTATAAATCATCCCTAAGGAAatgtcaaattattttaaaacaagaGAAACTGAAACCATCAACATCAGGACTCTTATCACCTTCACACCGAAAGACCGTTTGATTAATTTTAGTGAGAAAAaaccaagaagaaaagaaaacatTATCCTCTAGTAAAAGTGACCGAAAAAACAACTGCACTTAAATGAGGATGCTTTCCGAAAAAGTTCAGTAAAATAATTAACAACCTTAACGATTTTCAACCACTTCTTTTATCCAACCATCAGCGATCTACAGAACTACATACTCTTATTTTTTATACAAAACCTCTAAAAACATGCTAAACCTCACCTTAAGACTATTAaccctttttaaaatttaattttgtttttaagaaAACCCATAGAAACACCACTATTACAAAACACTCCCCTTAGTTTGTTAACTTGTTACAACTTGGCCTCATAAAACAAAATCTTATATAGACGCGTATAATGATTTAACTAATCACATAAATTTCTATATTTTGCAGAAATCCAATTTCAACAAATACGCATAATAAACTTAATAAACAAACGAGTCCACAACATAATTATTATTACAAATATAACTTAATTATAACTTTTGTTTAATTTGCATAAGGTCTACTCAACTTAAAACAACTTTATTTTCTCATCACTAAACTTCAGTAGTGATTTTTAGGTTTCATCATTACTCTTCATCATGCTAACACCTCTATGCACTCTGATCATTGGCtgcaataattaataaaatttgaaGATAAGTcatacttaatttaatttaatattgatGGAAAATATAATCTGGtataattaaccaattaatttaatttcttacCAATATGATTTAGTAGTAATTTTCGGCTCCCAGTTGTAAGACTATCCTTTTTTATCCAAGGATATTTTGCATGGAAACTTATCCAATCAACACCCTTTTGGCCATTCAATGTCTCATCTAAATTaacaacaaataaataataaaactttAGGTGTCTATTacaaaattaaatagaatatttaACATATTTATAAACGGTGTTAAATTGATAAGAGATGTGTAAAATAAATTGATAAGAGATGTGTGAAATTATGGTATATCTTTCTTATCAATTTTTAAAGTTTTCAAAGAATCTATATCTTTTCGATAATCAAATTTTTTGTCTTAAATAATACCACGTCTGCTCTTTTTTATAAGAGATAAGTCACTTTTTAAGTTTAttgaataatcaatatatttgTAGAcatagatacattgattattcaacgaatcgaaaaaataaattatttcttataaaaggGATCGAAGAATGATAGTAATAAATAAGAAGTTACAAGAGAAAAGTAAAGGaggataaaaaattaaaaataaacaaatttaaataaataaaaaatgaataaaattatgGTATTATCTGTCTTACCAATTTTTGAAGCTTTTTGTGAATCCACGTCCTTTTGGTCATCAATTTTCTCGTCTTAATTAACAACAGATAAGAAGATACAAGAAAAAGTgaatgagaaaaaaattaaaataaataaatatgataaaatttaaataaataaagtgtATAAAATAATGATATCATTTTCCTTATTAATTTTTGAAGTTTTCAAATAatctacatcattttatcattaaaTTTATCGTATTAATTAATAGCAAATAAGAAGATATAAGAGAAAaagtaaatgaaaataaaaaattggaattggaataaaaaaatataatacaatataaataaataaaaacttgtAAAAATTTATGGTAACATTCTTCTAACCAATTTTTGAAGTCTTCGTGGAATCCATTTCTTTTTGATGATCAAGTTTTTCGTCTTAATTAATAGAGAATAAGAAGATATTAGGgaaaagtgaataaaaataaataattgaatgaaaaaatatataaaaagttaaaataaataaaaagtgtaTAAAATTATGATATCTTCATTCTTACCAATTTTTGAAGTCTTAATGGAATCCACGTCCTTTTGGTCATCAAATTTCCCATCTTAATTAACAACGAATAAGAGAAAAGtgaataagaataaaaataaaaaataaaaaatatataatataatttaagtaaataaaaaagtGTATAAAATTATGATATCATCATTCTTACCAATTTTTGGAGCCTTCATGGAATCCATGCTCATTTGTTCATCAAAATTTTCATCTTAATTAACAACGAATAAGAAGATACAAGAAAAAAgtgaatacaaataaaaatatataataatatttaaatagatgaaaaatatataaaattatggtATCATCCTTACCATTTTTGGGAGTCATCATAGAATATGTGCTCTTTTGGTCATCAAGTTTCTCGTCTTAATCAACAACGAATaagaaaatacaaaataaaagggaatgagaataaaatattgaataaaaaacatatagtaaaatttaaataaataaaaaaatatataaaattatggtATCACCATTCTTACCAATTTTTGCAGCATATATGGAATTCACACCCTTTTGGTCATCAAGTTTCTCATCTTAATTAACAATGAATACGAAGATATAAGAGAAAAGcgaataagaataaaaaaaacaaaaaatatataataacacTTAAATTGATAAAAACTATATGAAATTATGGTATCTTCCTTCTTACCAATTTTTGGAGCCTTCATGAAATCCATATCATTTTGGTCATCAAGTTTCTCGTCTTAATTAACAACGAATAAGAGAAAAGtgaataagaataaaaaaattgaaaataaaaagtttataatttaatttaagtaaataaaaaagtGTTTAAAATCGTGGTATCATCATTCTTACCAATATTTGAAGCCTTCTTGGAATCCATGCTCATTTGTTCATCAAATTTTTCATCTTAATTTAACAACGAATatgaagagaaaagagaaaagtgaatataaataaaaattaaaaaaaaaattataataacatttaattagataaaaaatatataaaattatagtaTCATCTTTCTTACCAATTTTTGGAGTCTTTGTAAAATCCATGCTCTTTTGGTCATCAAGTTCCCCGTCTTAATTACCAACGAATAAAAAGATACGAGaaaaaagtatattaaataaaaaatatacattaaaatttaaataaattaaaaaatgtataaaattatGGTATCATCACTCTTACCAATTTTTGAAGCCTTCATAGAATCCATACCCTTTTGATCATCATGTTTCTCATCTTAATTAACAGAAGATATAAGGTAAAAGTGAATAAGaataaaaattacaataaaatttaaatgaataaaagtgTATAAAATTATGATATCATTCTTCTTACCAATTTCTTTAGCCTTCATAGAATTCATGCCCTTTTGGTCATTCAATGTCTCGTCTAAATTAGCtacaaatatttgaaaataaataaaaaatatgcacATTTAATAAACATTGttgatattataatttttaatgttttagataaaaaataataatatactttattctctttttattataagtcattttattttattttttcaaataactCACCATTAATTTTGAGGGAAGCGGGAGTTTTAGGCGGCATTTCATAAACAGCTGTATTTAAATCAAATGTATTAGTAAATAGCATatagatttattttttaatttgagaaatattatatatatatatatatatatatatatatatatatatatatatatatatatatatatatatatatatatatatatatatatatatatatatatatatatattaataataataataataataataataataataataataataataactttaatttatataCTAAACTGGTTTGccgttattaaaaaataaatttaatctaattcattttaataaaatttatttgtaaGAAAGAGCGAGAGATTATTTGCATATAAATGTTATGTATATTATGTATACTCTATTTTATATTGTTATGTAATTGAGTTTTTGCCTATATACTCTCACCCTAAATAATATTAGATTTGATACTTGAATATAAATAATGAGTGGTATGAATAGATGAATTTTTGATATCATATTCGAATTTGAATTTGAGTTTGATCTAATTCATCCATGCAAAATTAATTCATAAGGTAATATATGTAACTCTATATAAATTATTTGTGAACCTTATTTTTAATCAATgtgaaatttatgttttttttaaataatttatgttatttaaaagttatttaaaattcaaaaatattaaaatcatattcaaatatatttaggCTGTGTTTGACAAATTatattttgagcttatagcttataagctcgtaTGATGATAAAAGACTTGTTTGATAACAGTATTTTCATCAcaagcttatagtttattttattaatttatagcttattttccagatgctatttttaatagcgttttaacttatagcttatagcgtatcatttttcttctattattacctttataaattttaattattttaaatatacatttaattattaattaagaaatatctttttatgttattttacaaTAAGAGCTACttaaaccgctaattttatcaGACACTTTAATTAGCTTATCACCTATCAGTTATCACCCatctataagctataagctacaaTATAAgttatcagccatcagtcataagctatacgCTATTAGTTAGCTTTTCACCAACCACTAACTTTATCCATCAGagccttaaatatttatttcttaaaaaataatattcaaacgaatttaaatatttatttttttaaaatactattgACTTTTGGGACATTTCAAGAAGAAATGTTCaaataaaaattcatacaaattaaaatcacaaataattttaaaacattaaaaactATATAAAGT
Encoded proteins:
- the LOC131662351 gene encoding nodulin-25-like isoform X1 — its product is MAYSNSYMLFLLGVSVILSSQVLAYNGPSESSLNYGEELDEQKGLDYVNAPKMYEELEAKKDMDYVKAPKIVSSEMPLEDSTYVAYEMPLEHTSSSDINDGGLDYIKVPRNDEMIEEHNEDVDYVKAPKSVAYEMPLQHTSYSDINDEKFDDQKVLDFVKSPKTAVYEMPPKTPASLKINANLDETLNDQKGMNSMKAKEIDEKHDDQKGMDSMKASKIDGELDDQKSMDFTKTPKIDEKFDEQMSMDSKKASNIDEKLDDQNDMDFMKAPKIDEKLDDQKGVNSIYAAKIDEKLDDQKSTYSMMTPKNDENFDEQMSMDSMKAPKIDGKFDDQKDVDSIKTSKIDEKLDHQKEMDSTKTSKIDEKIDDQKDVDSQKASKIDETLNGQKGVDWISFHAKYPWIKKDSLTTGSRKLLLNHIANDQSA
- the LOC131662351 gene encoding nodulin-25-like isoform X2, translated to MAYSNSYMLFLLGVSVILSSQVLAYNGPSESSLNYGEELDEQKGLDYVNAPKMYEELEAKKDMDYVKAPKIVSSEMPLEDSTYVAYEMPLEHTSSSDINDGGLDYIKVPRNDEMIEEHNEDVDYVKAPKSVAYEMPLQHTSYSDINAVYEMPPKTPASLKINANLDETLNDQKGMNSMKAKEIDEKHDDQKGMDSMKASKIDGELDDQKSMDFTKTPKIDEKFDEQMSMDSKKASNIDEKLDDQNDMDFMKAPKIDEKLDDQKGVNSIYAAKIDEKLDDQKSTYSMMTPKNDENFDEQMSMDSMKAPKIDGKFDDQKDVDSIKTSKIDEKLDHQKEMDSTKTSKIDEKIDDQKDVDSQKASKIDETLNGQKGVDWISFHAKYPWIKKDSLTTGSRKLLLNHIANDQSA
- the LOC131662351 gene encoding nodulin-25-like isoform X3, with translation MAYSNSYMLFLLGVSVILSSQVLAYNGPSESSLNYGEELDEQKGLDYVNAPKMYEELEAKKDMDYVKAPKIVSSEMPLEDSTYVAYEMPLEHTSSSDINDGGLDYIKVPRNDEMIEEHNEDVDYVKAPKSVAYEMPLQHTSYSDINDEKFDDQKVLDFVKSPKTAVYEMPPKTPASLKINANLDETLNDQKGMNSMKAKEIDEKHDDQKGMDSMKASKIDGELDDQKSMDFTKTPKIDEKFDEQMSMDSKKASNIDEKLDDQNDMDFMKAPKIDEKLDDQKGVNSIYAAKIDEKLDDQKSTYSMMTPKNDENFDEQMSMDSMKAPKIDGKFDDQKDVDSIKTSKIDEKIDDQKDVDSQKASKIDETLNGQKGVDWISFHAKYPWIKKDSLTTGSRKLLLNHIANDQSA